TATAAGATGAAGAACGACCCCGACAGGTTGAAGAAAGAAGTGGATGAGGCCAATATCTGTTTTTTACATGCGCCGTTGTTTCACCCGGCATTAAAAACGGTAGGACCAATCAGGAAGAACCTGGGTATGCGCACCTTCTTCAATATGTTAGGACCCATGGTAAACCCGGCGTTTCCGCCGTTTCAGTTGGTGGGAGTATACAACCTGGAGATGGCGCGCATCTATAATTACCTGTTGCAATTAACAGATAGAGCCTTTACCATTATTCATGGACTGGATGGATACGATGAGATCTCGCTGACCAACGATACCAAAGTGATCACCAACAATGGCGAAAAGATCATGACGCCCGAGCAGTTGGGCAAACGGATGGTTAACCCTGCCGATATTTATGGTGGCAATACCGTGGAAGAAGCCGCCAAACTGTTCACCAAAATATTAAAGGGCGAAGGCAGCTGGGCGCAGAATGCCGTGGTAATGGCGAACGCCGCCATGGCCTTGCATTGCACCGGTAGCTATAAAAGCTACGAGGATGCGTATGGCGCCGCTGTGGACAGTCTGGAAAGTGGAAAGGCCAATCAGGCTTTACAAAAACTGATAGCGTTGCAGTAGAGTTGACCACTGACAACTCACCAGCCGATTTAAATTCACAAATGATCGTTTGTAATAATGAATATTCTTGACAAAATAATTGAGCACAAAAGAGCAGAGGTAGCGGAGCGGAAAAAACAAACCTCCGTACAGGAACTGGAACAACAGGAAGGGTTTAAACGTTCTATATTGTCGCTCGGGCAGTTTTTGCTCGATGACGCCAAAACCGGCATTATTGCCGAGTTTAAACGGAAGTCGCCATCTAAAGGCATTATCAATGGCGAGGCAGATGTGGCAGCAGTTACTTCCGCTTATGCCCGCTATGGCGCTTCGGGTTTATCCGTACTCACCGATGAACAATTTTTTGGCGGCAGTACTGCCGACCTGATAAAAGCAAGAATTAACCAGGTGCCTATTCTGCGTAAGGATTTCATGATCGATGAATACCAGATTGTGGAAGCCAGGTCCATGGGGGCCGATGTGATCCTGTTAATTGCAGCCTGCCTGACACCGGCTGAAGTTAAACGGTTGGCATCTTTTGCGGCTTCTTTACAGTTGGAAGTATTGCTGGAGTTACATGCCGAAGAAGAGCTGGAACATATTTGTGACGAGACGAAACTGGTAGGCATCAACAACCGCAACCTGAAAACTTTTGAGGTAGACATTGAGCGGAGCCTGAGAATGGCAGAACGCATTCCGGCCGGCAAGATCAAAATTGCCGAAAGCGGGATCAGTTCTGTTGCTAACATTCAGCTCTTCAAACAAAATGGTTTTCGTGGATTCCTGATTGGAGAGAATTTTATGAAAGAAGCCCAACCCGGCGAGGCATTTCATACATTCATAGCGCAACTGGAAACTAAATAACAAGGCGATTGCATGGCCACAACCCTAACACTTAAAATCTGACTACGCTATGCGAGTAAAAGTTTGCGGTATGACACTGCCCGAACAGCTGGAACAATTAGAAAGCCTGGGCGTAACATTTGCGGGATTTATTTTTTATCCGAAAAGTCCGCGCTATGTTTTCAAAGGCCTTACCACCAGCCAGATCAGGAAAGAAAACAATGTTAACAAGGTAGGCGTATTTGTAAATGCCTCCATTGAAGAAGTGCTGCATATGGTTGATGAATGCCGCTTGCACATGGTACAGCTGCACGGCGATGAATCGCCCAAATATTGCGAAAAGATCGCTGACTACGTATCGGTGGTAAAAGCATTCCGCATTAGTGAGAACGATAATATTGAATGGATGATCAAAAATTATATGGATGTATGCGATATGTTTATGTTCGATACCATGGGCGCCGGTTACGGCGGCACGGGCGTTAAATTCAACTGGAACATGTTAAAAGACGCTACCATCGGCAAACCTTTTTTCCTTAGTGGCGGTATTGAACCAGGCGATGAAGACAGGTTGAACGAGTTTGCCACCCTGCCAATAGGCAAAGGGTTGTTTGCGGTAGATATCAATAGTAAGTTTGAGATAAGTCCGGGTATTAAAGACATGTCGAAAGTGAAGGAGTTTGTCACCAGATTGAACAGCAAGTATTAAACTTATTCTATGATCCAAATACGAACGGCCAGAGAAACTGACCTGGAAGCTATCCTGGAGATTTACAACGACGCGGTGCTGAATACTACCGCGGTGTACGACTATGAAGCGCATACGCTGGAAATGCGGAAGCAGTGGTTCCGGATAAAAGAGGCGCAGGGCTTCCCGGTATTTGTAGCCTCAGCAGGCGGACAGGTAATAGGTTTTAGTTCCATTGGGCCGTGGCGTGCGTGGGCAGCGTATAAATATTCAGTGGAGAATTCGATCTATGTAGCGGCCAGTCAACGGGGTAAAGGCATTGGTAAACTGTTGCTGCAGCCATTGATAAAAGCAGCGGAGGAACTGGACATGCATACCATTGTGGCAGGCATTGACTCCACCAATGCAGTGAGTATAAGATTGCACGAGCGTTTTGGATTTAAAGAAGTAGGCCATTTTACCCAGGTGGGTTATAAGTTTGGTCGCTGGCTCGACCTCACCTTTATGCAGTTGATGCTAAAAACACCTGCAGAACCGGTAGAAGGATAATACTTAAACAATTTTGAAAATGACGACAACAACAACATATCAACAACCAAATGTACAGGGGTATTATGGAAAGTTCGGTGGCGCATTCATTCCCGAAATGCTGCACCGCAATGTGGAAGAGCTGCGTTCAAAATACCTCGACATTATTTACGATCCTGCTTTCCAGAAAGAATATAAGGCTCTGTTGCACGATTATGTAGGCCGGCCTTCGCCGCTGTATTATGCCAAACGCCTGAGTGAACAATACGGTACGCAGATTTACCTGAAACGGGAAGACCTGTGTCATACCGGTTCGCATAAACTGAATAATGCCCTCGGCCAGATCTTACTGGCAGAGCGCCTGGGCAAAAAACGCATTATCGCCGAAACCGGCGCCGGCCAACACGGTGTGGCTACCGCCACTGTATGTGCGTTGAAAGGAGTGGAGTGTATTGTGTATATGGGTGAAAAAGACATCGAGCGGCAGGCGCCCAATGTGGCCCGCATGAAAATGCTGGGCGCTACGGTGATCCCTGCAACCAGCGGCAGCAAAACATTGAAAGATGCTACCAATGAAGCTATCCGCGACTGGATCAACAATCCCGTGGATACTCACTATATAATTGGCAGTGTGGTTGGACCGCACCCATATCCTGATATGGTAGCACGTTTTCAAAGTATCATCAGTGAAGAAATCCGTTACCAGTTAAAAGAACAGGCAGGTACTGAATTGCCTTCCCACGTACTGGCCTGTGTAGGCGGCGGCAGTAATGCAGCCGGTACATTTTATCATTTCCTGGAAGAGCCAACCGTACAACTGGTAGCTGTAGAAGCGGCCGGACATGGCGTACACAGCGGCTTAAGCGCTGCTACCACGCAGTTAGGTAAGCCAGGGGTATTGCATGGCAGCAAAAGCCTGGTAATGCAAACCGAAGATGGACAGGTGGTAGAACCACACAGCATTTCTGCAGGGCTTGATTACCCGGGCATTGGACCATTGCATGCCAACCTGTATGATTCAGGCCGCGGCGTGTTCTTAAGCGCTACCGATGAAGAAGCTTTACAGGCAGCCTTTAACCTGGCGCAAAAAGAAGGCATCATCCCCGCGTTGGAAAGTTCCCACGCCCTGGCCAGCCTGGAGTTTCTGAACCCGCTGAAACCTAAAAAAACAGAAGCGCCTATACCGGCAAAAGCTATGTTCACAAAAGATTCAACGGTGGTGGTTTGTTTAAGTGGAAGAGGTGATAAAGACATGGCTACTTATATGAAAGCAATGGAATCGAAATAAATGCAGTTGCAGGTTACAGGTTACAAGTTACAGGGGAAACCAGTAACCTGGAACTTGAAAACTGGAACATAAAGTTTCAAAAACAGAAGAATGAGTCGAATTCAGGAGCTATTTAAACAGAAACAGAATAACGTATTGAACGTGTACTGCACCGCAGGTTATCCAAAACTGGATAGCACGGTACCGGTAATGAAAGCATTGCAGGATAGCGGGGTAGATATGATTGAGCTGGGCATGCCTTACAGCGATCCGCTGGCCGATGGCCCGGTGATCCAGGCAAGCAGCACCCAGGCCCTTGCCAATGGTATGACCATTGCCACTTTGTTTGAACAGTTAAGAGGTTTTAGAAAAGAGATATATGTGCCGGTTATTTTAATGGGTTACATGAACCCGGTTTTACAATACGGTTTTGAACGGTTCTGCCAGGATGCAGCAGATATGCCCATCGATGGCCTCATCCTGCCTGATCTTCCGGAGTATGAATTTGAAACGGAATATGGTCCAATTATGCAGCGCTATGGATTGAACTTTATTTTCCTGGTTACACCCGAAACCTCCGGGGAGCGCATTCGCAGGCTGGATAGTTTAAGCACCGGTTTCCTGTATGCCGTGTCTTCCTCTTCTACCACGGGTAAAGACAAAGACATGAACGCCGTGAACAACTACCTGCAAAAGCTGCAGGATATGAAATTGAAGAATCCCGTACTGGTAGGCTTTGGCATAAAAGACAAAGCAACCTTTCAACAGGCCTGTGAACACGCCAATGGCGCCATTATCGGCACGGCGTTCATCAAGGCGCTGGAAAGTACCAGCGATGTAGCGGGCGTTACCAAAAAGTTTATAACTGATATTAAAAGCTGAGATAAAGAATGGACCTGGTAATCATAAAATATAATGCAGGGAATATACAGTCGGTATTGTATGCGCTGGAACGCATTGGCGTAAATGCCGTGGTGACCGATGATGTTGAACAGATAAAAAGCGCCGGCAAAGTGATCTTTCCCGGAGTAGGGGAGGCCAGCAGCGCCATGCGCTACCTGAAAGAACATAAGCTGGATACGGTTATCAAAAACCTGCAACAGCCTGTATTGGGTATTTGTTTGGGCATGCAACTGATGTGCGCCTACAGCGAAGAGAATGATACCACCTGCTTAGGCATCTTTGATGAGCATGTTCAGCAATTTACGCCGAAGAACGGTGAATTGAAGGTTCCGCAGATTGGCTGGAATAACATCTTTAACCTGAAAACAAAACTGTTTGCGGACTTACCCGAAAACAGTTATTGTTATTTTGTACATGGCTATTACGCAGCATTGGGTGAACACACCATTGCCACAACAGACTATGTACAACCATACAGTTCGGCCCTGCAACGGGATAATTTTTATGGTGTACAGTTTCACCCCGAGAAAAGCGCCAAAGCAGGCGAACTGATCCTGAAAAACTTTTTGAGTTTGTAATATGCCAATACAACCTGTTCCCCTGAACGAAGTGTGGGCCATGCGGCAGGCCGTGATGTACCCACAGGAAAGCATCTCGTTTGTACAGCTGGAAGATGATGAAAAGGGCCTGCACTGGGGTTTGTACGACAGTGGCGAGTTGGTTTCGGTGATCTCGGTCTTTGACAGGAATGGCTCCGTACAATTCAGAAAGTTTGCTACCAGAACCAACTGGCAGGGCAAAGGGTACGGCACCAGGCTGTTACAATATGTAATGGATTGGGCGCATCAGCAGGGTAAACAAAACATCTGGTGCAATGCCCGGTTAACGGCTACCGCCATTTATAAAAAGTTCGGGATGCAGGCCACAGGAAAAACCTGGCAGCAATATGGGCTCGATTTTATTAAAATGGAAAAACAATTAGTGCAAACAAAGCATATGCAGATCATTCCGGCTATTGATATTATTGATGGGAAATGCGTGCGGCTAACGCAGGGCGATTATGAGCAAAAGAAAATTTACAATGAGAACCCGTTGGAAGTAGCGAAAGAGTTTGAAGACGCCGGTTTACAGCGCCTGCACCTGGTTGACCTGGATGGCGCTAAAGCAGGTGCGGTAAAGAACTGGAAAGTGCTGGAAGCTATTGCCGGTAAAACATCGCTGGTAATTGATTTTGGCGGCGGTATAAAAACCGAAAAGGATGTGAACATTGTATTTGATTCAGGCGCAGCGTTGGCTACCATTGGCAGTTTGGCCGTTAAGAATGAATTTGAATTTGTAAAATGGTTGTTGACCTACGGCGCTGAAAAGTTTCTGTTAGGCGCCGATGTAAAAGACGAAAAGATCACAGTGGGTGGCTGGCTCGAAACAACCGATATTACCATCTACGACTTCCTGCAGAAATACATCGGTCATGGCGTGCAACAGGTATTTTGTACCGATGTAAGCAAGGATGGGTTACTGGCAGGTCCGTCAACAGCGTTGTATAAAAAGATCATTGAGCGTTTTCCTTCCCTGCATTTTATTGCCAGTGGGGGAGTGAGTAATGTGGCTGATCTGGAAGCTTTGGCAGAGATTGGTTGTACTGGAGCGATTGTGGGTAAAGCCATTTATGAAAATAGAATATCGTTGGATGAACTTAAGAAGTTTTAAGTTTAACGTTGAATGTTACTGGTTTTAAGTTTGAGTTATTAGGTTCATAGGTTATTAGGTTTTTTAGTTCAGGGTTCCAAGTTCAGAGTTCAGGGTTGCCGCGACGCGGTTCTTTGCCCTTTGCCTTCTGCCCTTTGCCCTGCTACTGTTTGCCGATTGGCCACAATTAAAATAGAAAATCATGTTATGTAAACGAATAATCCCCTGCTTAGACATAAAAGATGGCCGTACGGTGAAGGGGACCAATTTTGTAAATCTTCGTGATGCCGGTGATCCGGTGGAGCTGGGTGCTTTATATGCACAACAGGGCGCCGATGAACTGGTGTTTTTGGATATAACAGCTACGGTTGAAAAACGGAAAACATTGCGGGAGCTGGTAAACCGCATTGCGCACCACATTAATATTCCATTTACGGTGGGCGGCGGCATCAGCAGTGTGGATGATGTAAGTGCTTTGCTGCAGAATGGCGCCGATAAGATCTCGGTGAATACCGCTGCCTTTAAAAACCCACAGTTGATAAATGACCTGGCGAAGGAATTCGGCAGCCAGTGTGTGGTATTGGCGATAGATACCCGCCAGGAAGAAGATGGCGAATGGTATGTATACCTGAATGGGGGCCGTACCAAAACCGAAGCCCGTTGTTTTGACTGGGCTAAACAGGCGGTTGACCTGGGTGCCGGAGAAATCTTACTCACCTCCATGAACCACGATGGAACCAAAGCGGGTTTTGCCTTAGATATTACCCGTACGCTGGCCACGCAACTGCCGGTACCGGTTATTGCATCTGGTGGCGGTGGCGCCATGGAGCATTTTGTGGATGTTTTTGAACAGGCTCAGGCCGATGCCGCCCTGGCCGCCAGCATATTTCACTTTAAAGAAATAGCAATTCCCGATTTAAAGGGATATTTGCAGAAAAAACAGATAGCTGTAAGAATGTAACCCTATGCAATTTGTATTTTTAGTAGCCATTACTGCCCTGTTGATATTTATATACTTTAACCGGTATTTACAGCGTAAACGTGACGACCGGCGGGAGCAATGGCGGGAAAGAAGAGAGGAAACATTACAGCAATTTTTTGAGACGACGAGGAAGCAACATACCGAAACGAACAATGAAGCGAGCGATAAACCAGAAGATGATACTTATATAATTTAACCGACGATCATGAAGGTAGATTTCAATAAATACAGCGATGGCCTGGTGCCGGCTATCATCCAGGATTTTACCACCCACAAGGTGTTGATGATGGGTTTTATGAACGAAGAAGCCCTGCACAAAACTATGAGTGAAGGAAAAGTGACCTTTTTCAGCCGCAGCAAAAAACGGTTGTGGACAAAAGGCGAGGAGAGCGGCAACCACCTGCTGGTAAAGGAAATCCTGAGCGATTGTGATAACGACACCCTGCTGGTTAAAGCCCAGCCCCTGGGGCCCACCTGCCATACCGGTGCAGATACCTGCTGGAGCGAACGCAACCACTCCGATGATTTTTTGTATTACCTGCAGGATATCATTGAATTGCGTAAGAAAAGCGAAGACGAGAAATCGTATGTAAAACAGCTTTTTAACAAAGGCATCAATAAAATTGCCCAAAAAGTGGGCGAAGAAGCTGTGGAGCTGGTTATTGAGGCAAAAGATAGCAACGAAGCCCTTTTTCTGAACGAAGCGGCCGATCTGATGTTCCATTATTTGGTATTACTTAACGCAAAAGGTTATACATTGCAACAGGTAGTAAGTATTTTACAAAACCGACATTCCAATAAAAAGTAATATGAAGAAGCTGATAGCGGGACTTTTTTTGTTACCTGTTGCGGTGATGGCACAGCAAAAGGGATTTGTTATTACCGGTACCATTACCGGGCTGGTGGAAAACTCGAAAGTGTCCCTGGTGGATATGAACAAGCCTGCAGATACGCTGGCAAAAGGCAAAGTTGCCAAAGGAACTTTTGTTCTGAAAGGCACCGTGACGGATCCGAACCTGTACCAGTTGAATTTTGATGGAAGCGGAAAGAAATCGGTCTTATTTATCGGCAACGACAACGTTACTATCAAAGGCGATATCAAGAACACGCAGCAGTTTGATATAAAGGGTTCAGCCAGCCAAAGTGATTTTACCGAATTTCAGAAGACTTTCAACCCCCTGTTTCAAACGCTTACGCAGCTGAACCAGCAGGTGTCTGGCCAGCGTCCGAGCGACTCCCTGCAGGCCGTTTATAAAAAAGCCTACGATGCCGCCGTGGCCGCCATTGATAAATTTGTGGCAGAGAAAAAATCTTCGCCGGTAGCACCTTTCTTACTGATTGTTACCCGCGAACTGGAGCAGGACCCGGTATTACTGGAGAAACGCTTTAACCAGCTGACACCTGCCGCTCAAAATGGATTTTATGGCAAAATGTTACATCAAACCATTGCCGATGCCAAAGTAGGCGCAGTGGGCAGTGACGCCATTGAATTTACCCAAACCGATACCATTGGCAAACAGGTATCATTGAACTCGTTCAGAGGTAAATATGTGCTGGTTGATTTTTGGGCCAGCTGGTGCAAACCCTGCCGCATGGAAAACCCTAACGTTGTAACCGCTTATAAAAAGTTTAAAGACAAGAACTTTACCGTATTGGGAGTATCGCTCGACAGATCGCGTGAGCCCTGGTTACAGGCTATTAAAGACGATGGCCTTATGTGGACCCAGGTAAGCGACCTGCAATACTGGAATAACGATGCCGCCCGCAAGTATAAAATTGAAAGCATTCCACAGAATTACCTCATCGATCCCAATGGGAAGATAGTGGGTAAGAATTTGCGTGGGGAAGAATTGGATGCGAAGTTGTGTGAGTTGCTGGGATGCAAGTAATCGATAGCAAGTTTATTAAGATATAGAAAAAAGCCACCTGGATGTCAGGTGGCTTTTTTCGTGAATCGGCAATCGTGAATCGGCAGAGATTATTCAACATTCGACATTCAATTAATGTCCTTCCCCTCCGTCAGCGTGGCAATCATCTTCTCCACATTCGTCTTATTGCCGTTATCGGGCGCTTTGGGCAGGGCCTTTTGGGCAAAGCCCAGGGCTTTCTTATAGTCGCCCATCGCTGAATAACCACGGGCCATGCCTACCTGGGTGGTGAACTCGTTGGGATTTTTGTCGTAGTTTATTTTAAATACATCAAAAGCTTCCTTGCTCTTTTTCTGCTGCAATAACTGGCGGGCATAGTTGTGCAGCTCAGTTACTGTGCCCATGGGCAGGGCTTCTTTCATCAGGGCATCGGCTTCCGCATCTTTCCCCGACTTCTTTAAATAACCGGCTTTGGTAGAAAGCGTAACAAAGTTCTTTTGACCAATGAATGGCATACTGATCGCATCTTCTGCCCACTGCATACCTTCATCAAGATCGACATTGTTTTGCAAACAGAATTGTGCGGCCTGGTTCCAGTTTTGCCAGCCGGGGTTAAAGGACTTTTCGCTGCGCAGCTCGCGCCGGAATGATTCCAGTTGCAGGTTGTTATAATCGGTTTCAATTTTAACAGGGATCTTCAGTTTCTCCCAAACCAACGCCAGGGTAGCGCCGGTGTTGGTTTCGTTCTCGAAACCGTACGTTAACCATTCCACGCTTTTATCGATGGACGCGGGTTTTACTTTTACGCGTAAGGCATCTTCTTTTTCATCGTAGAAAAAACTACCCCAGGAAGTTGAGTTCTTTGAAAAGATAACCGTGCATTCATCCGGATCGTAGGCAATGAAGAACCCGTATTTGCCGGCTGGCAGCGCCTGTCCTTCAATGCTTACCGGCGTGGAAAATTCAATAGTGGTATTTTCATTGGCGCCTGCCCGCCAGGGTGCTGCTTTACTGGTGCCAAAGCCCTGGTCGGTATAGCCTTTGGGTACCAGCTGGCCCCAGATCTTGCCTTCACGCCCCTTAACGCCCGGCCGGTCGTAATGTATGGTAACATCGGTAATACCAATGCGTTCGCCCACCATCGCCTTCTTATTGCCACCCGAAGGCGGGGTTAATAACTGTGAGTAAGAAACGACATAGCATGTCAATGCTAAACAAGCAATCAGTATCTTTTTCATGTCAGTTAAGTTTGATAAAAGCTACGTAGTATTTCAAAACAACTGACCGGAATTTGTATATGTGGTTATAAGAGACGGTTACCGGTTGCCGGGCGCCGGATAACAGGATGAAAAAGTTACAGGTTTCAGGTTACATGGGCTAATGCGCTTGTAACCTGAAACCTGTAACAGTTGTTTATTGCCTATTGCCTATCGGTCTTTCTTTCCAAACAGTCTTCTAAAGAAACCTTTCTTCTTCTTTTCATCGGGTGGTAAGGCGGTGTCTTTAGGGATCTGGTTTTTAGTGCTGGTAGCTTCCTTTAACACCTTTTGTTCTTCCATAGCCTCTTTAGATTCGGTTGGAATGTTCTGGGTGTCGGGTTTGCCCAGGTAGGAATCGGCAGCACCATTACCCACGTTTTCACCTTCGGCAGCGGGTGCTTCGTTTGCCCCGATATATTCATCGGTGAATGATTCATTGCGCATGTTTTCAGGCGCCACGAATTTGGCCTGTTTGTCGAGCCCCAGGGTTTTATCGGCAAAAGCGCGTGCAAAGAACGATTCCCAGATAGGTCTGGCAGCGGCGCCGCCATAACCCAGGCCACCTTCGAGGCGAATGAAACGGTCGTCGCAACCGATCCAGACACCAGCTAATAATTGCGGAGTGTAACCAAAGAACCAGGCATCGGAGTTATCGTTGGTTGTACCGGTTTTACCTCCCATTTCAGCTACGCCCAGGCGGCCACGTAAACCGGCGGCGGTACCAAAATCAACCGGTCCCTGCATCATGCGGGCCATGGTATAGGCGTTTGCCTGACTGATCACTTCTTTGCGTTCTGTATCAAAACGGGCCAGTACATTACCGTTCTTATCTTCAATACGGGTGATGTATACGGGTTTTATACTAAAGCCGCCTGTTGGGAACATGCTGTAACCCCACATCATTTCATACAGCGACAGCTCGCAGGTTCCCAAACTGATAGAAGGGTAGGGCTGCACCTTGGTGGGGATATTGATCTCATGTATAAACTCGGCAAACCGTTTGGGCGTGGTTTGTTTTATGATGTAGGCTGCTACTTCATTTATAGAATAAGCCAAACCGGTAGCC
The Niastella koreensis GR20-10 genome window above contains:
- the trpD gene encoding anthranilate phosphoribosyltransferase translates to MKKILQYLFEHKTLNREQAKDVLLNIGKGVYNEHEVTAFMTVYLMRSVTIEELQGFQDALLELCVKVDLNGFPVIDIVGTGGDGKNTFNISTLSCFIVAGTGQKVAKHGNYGASSISGASNVMEQLGYKMKNDPDRLKKEVDEANICFLHAPLFHPALKTVGPIRKNLGMRTFFNMLGPMVNPAFPPFQLVGVYNLEMARIYNYLLQLTDRAFTIIHGLDGYDEISLTNDTKVITNNGEKIMTPEQLGKRMVNPADIYGGNTVEEAAKLFTKILKGEGSWAQNAVVMANAAMALHCTGSYKSYEDAYGAAVDSLESGKANQALQKLIALQ
- the trpC gene encoding indole-3-glycerol phosphate synthase TrpC, with translation MNILDKIIEHKRAEVAERKKQTSVQELEQQEGFKRSILSLGQFLLDDAKTGIIAEFKRKSPSKGIINGEADVAAVTSAYARYGASGLSVLTDEQFFGGSTADLIKARINQVPILRKDFMIDEYQIVEARSMGADVILLIAACLTPAEVKRLASFAASLQLEVLLELHAEEELEHICDETKLVGINNRNLKTFEVDIERSLRMAERIPAGKIKIAESGISSVANIQLFKQNGFRGFLIGENFMKEAQPGEAFHTFIAQLETK
- a CDS encoding phosphoribosylanthranilate isomerase, which codes for MRVKVCGMTLPEQLEQLESLGVTFAGFIFYPKSPRYVFKGLTTSQIRKENNVNKVGVFVNASIEEVLHMVDECRLHMVQLHGDESPKYCEKIADYVSVVKAFRISENDNIEWMIKNYMDVCDMFMFDTMGAGYGGTGVKFNWNMLKDATIGKPFFLSGGIEPGDEDRLNEFATLPIGKGLFAVDINSKFEISPGIKDMSKVKEFVTRLNSKY
- a CDS encoding GNAT family N-acetyltransferase, whose amino-acid sequence is MIQIRTARETDLEAILEIYNDAVLNTTAVYDYEAHTLEMRKQWFRIKEAQGFPVFVASAGGQVIGFSSIGPWRAWAAYKYSVENSIYVAASQRGKGIGKLLLQPLIKAAEELDMHTIVAGIDSTNAVSIRLHERFGFKEVGHFTQVGYKFGRWLDLTFMQLMLKTPAEPVEG
- the trpB gene encoding tryptophan synthase subunit beta; the protein is MTTTTTYQQPNVQGYYGKFGGAFIPEMLHRNVEELRSKYLDIIYDPAFQKEYKALLHDYVGRPSPLYYAKRLSEQYGTQIYLKREDLCHTGSHKLNNALGQILLAERLGKKRIIAETGAGQHGVATATVCALKGVECIVYMGEKDIERQAPNVARMKMLGATVIPATSGSKTLKDATNEAIRDWINNPVDTHYIIGSVVGPHPYPDMVARFQSIISEEIRYQLKEQAGTELPSHVLACVGGGSNAAGTFYHFLEEPTVQLVAVEAAGHGVHSGLSAATTQLGKPGVLHGSKSLVMQTEDGQVVEPHSISAGLDYPGIGPLHANLYDSGRGVFLSATDEEALQAAFNLAQKEGIIPALESSHALASLEFLNPLKPKKTEAPIPAKAMFTKDSTVVVCLSGRGDKDMATYMKAMESK
- the trpA gene encoding tryptophan synthase subunit alpha, whose amino-acid sequence is MSRIQELFKQKQNNVLNVYCTAGYPKLDSTVPVMKALQDSGVDMIELGMPYSDPLADGPVIQASSTQALANGMTIATLFEQLRGFRKEIYVPVILMGYMNPVLQYGFERFCQDAADMPIDGLILPDLPEYEFETEYGPIMQRYGLNFIFLVTPETSGERIRRLDSLSTGFLYAVSSSSTTGKDKDMNAVNNYLQKLQDMKLKNPVLVGFGIKDKATFQQACEHANGAIIGTAFIKALESTSDVAGVTKKFITDIKS
- the hisH gene encoding imidazole glycerol phosphate synthase subunit HisH translates to MDLVIIKYNAGNIQSVLYALERIGVNAVVTDDVEQIKSAGKVIFPGVGEASSAMRYLKEHKLDTVIKNLQQPVLGICLGMQLMCAYSEENDTTCLGIFDEHVQQFTPKNGELKVPQIGWNNIFNLKTKLFADLPENSYCYFVHGYYAALGEHTIATTDYVQPYSSALQRDNFYGVQFHPEKSAKAGELILKNFLSL
- the hisA gene encoding 1-(5-phosphoribosyl)-5-[(5-phosphoribosylamino)methylideneamino]imidazole-4-carboxamide isomerase is translated as MPIQPVPLNEVWAMRQAVMYPQESISFVQLEDDEKGLHWGLYDSGELVSVISVFDRNGSVQFRKFATRTNWQGKGYGTRLLQYVMDWAHQQGKQNIWCNARLTATAIYKKFGMQATGKTWQQYGLDFIKMEKQLVQTKHMQIIPAIDIIDGKCVRLTQGDYEQKKIYNENPLEVAKEFEDAGLQRLHLVDLDGAKAGAVKNWKVLEAIAGKTSLVIDFGGGIKTEKDVNIVFDSGAALATIGSLAVKNEFEFVKWLLTYGAEKFLLGADVKDEKITVGGWLETTDITIYDFLQKYIGHGVQQVFCTDVSKDGLLAGPSTALYKKIIERFPSLHFIASGGVSNVADLEALAEIGCTGAIVGKAIYENRISLDELKKF
- the hisF gene encoding imidazole glycerol phosphate synthase subunit HisF; protein product: MLCKRIIPCLDIKDGRTVKGTNFVNLRDAGDPVELGALYAQQGADELVFLDITATVEKRKTLRELVNRIAHHINIPFTVGGGISSVDDVSALLQNGADKISVNTAAFKNPQLINDLAKEFGSQCVVLAIDTRQEEDGEWYVYLNGGRTKTEARCFDWAKQAVDLGAGEILLTSMNHDGTKAGFALDITRTLATQLPVPVIASGGGGAMEHFVDVFEQAQADAALAASIFHFKEIAIPDLKGYLQKKQIAVRM
- the hisIE gene encoding bifunctional phosphoribosyl-AMP cyclohydrolase/phosphoribosyl-ATP diphosphatase HisIE; this encodes MKVDFNKYSDGLVPAIIQDFTTHKVLMMGFMNEEALHKTMSEGKVTFFSRSKKRLWTKGEESGNHLLVKEILSDCDNDTLLVKAQPLGPTCHTGADTCWSERNHSDDFLYYLQDIIELRKKSEDEKSYVKQLFNKGINKIAQKVGEEAVELVIEAKDSNEALFLNEAADLMFHYLVLLNAKGYTLQQVVSILQNRHSNKK
- a CDS encoding TlpA disulfide reductase family protein, with amino-acid sequence MKKLIAGLFLLPVAVMAQQKGFVITGTITGLVENSKVSLVDMNKPADTLAKGKVAKGTFVLKGTVTDPNLYQLNFDGSGKKSVLFIGNDNVTIKGDIKNTQQFDIKGSASQSDFTEFQKTFNPLFQTLTQLNQQVSGQRPSDSLQAVYKKAYDAAVAAIDKFVAEKKSSPVAPFLLIVTRELEQDPVLLEKRFNQLTPAAQNGFYGKMLHQTIADAKVGAVGSDAIEFTQTDTIGKQVSLNSFRGKYVLVDFWASWCKPCRMENPNVVTAYKKFKDKNFTVLGVSLDRSREPWLQAIKDDGLMWTQVSDLQYWNNDAARKYKIESIPQNYLIDPNGKIVGKNLRGEELDAKLCELLGCK